The genomic interval CTATTAGATTATTTAAAAATCCAGATATATTAAATCCAATAGTAAATATATCGGCTATATATACTATAAATGCATTTACTAGAAAAAGAAATATTCCAAAAGTAAGAACTGTAATTGGCAAAGATATAATTTGAAGAATCGGTCTTAAAGTAAACCCTAGTATAGTAAAAATTGCTGAAAATAGAACTATATTTAGCACACTTTTTGCTTCTCCAAGATTAAAAAGGTAAATTAATATCAATACCACTACTAGATTAATAAAAAAATTACTAATTATCCTCTTCATTTTTCCTCCTATACTAGTTTAATCTTTATACTTATATTTTCTTTTCCTAAACTTAAATCAAGAATTTCACTTTCTTCACACGCTCTAAATTCCTTTAATGCTTCTAAACCACCATATAGATAATTAATATAATTTTCTAATTTTCTTAATCTAAATATCCACTTTAGAAAACTTAATAAATCTATAATATCATTTAAGATAAGATTAATCACAGCAATAGGAAGGCTAATTCTTAACCAGTTAATACTAGGTAAAGTTATTTTTATATAAACAAAATTTTTCTTAGTCAACATAAATTTTTACTATAACTTTTCCATCATCTTTATTGTTTATATCAACATCACAGATAGTTGGATCATCTAATTCACCATTTTCAATTTCTTCAATTACTTTTTTAAAGTCAATATCCTTTAAATTAACTCCACCTTTTTCAATATTATTCATAGCATCTTCTGGTATAAATTTAGTAAATCCACTAGCAACCTTTATTAAACTTAGAGGAATACTTAAATTAACTTTTACTTCCTCATTTTCAACTTCAACTTTAACTTTAAGTGTTTTGTATATCTTTTTCTTTATAACAAACTCTTCTTTATTTTCCCCTAAGGCATTTAATAATTTCATTCCCTCTTCTGGACTAATCTTACCTTCACTTATCATCTCTAATATTTTTTTCTTTTCATCCATAAAAATTCTCCCCCTTTATTTTAATTTCTCTAATTCCTTTAAAGCTTCACTAGATGTTATTTCTCCTCTATCTAGCTTTCCAAGTATAATCTCTCTCTCCCTTTTTTTATCCTTTTTTTCATCTTCTAATTCTTTATCTTCAAACCCTAAAGCTGTTATTAATTGATTTAATCTACTCTTTACAGTTGGATAGGATATATCTAGTTCTTTTTCTATTTCTTTTATACTTCCTTTGCACTTAACAAATATCTTTAGAAAATATTGCTCTTCTGGAGTTAAATTACAAAAATCACAGCCCTTAAATTCACCTTCAATTTTAGTTTTGCATTTTTCACATTCTAATTTAACTATTTTTAGTTCACTATTACACACTGGACATTTGCTTGGTCTTACGTATCTCAAAAAAACACCTCCTTTTATATACATTATACTATCTTAAATTAATAAAAATCAATATATAAATTAATTTTATTAATTTATATATTGATTTTTTTAATATAAATATTAATTATTTTAAGTTTTGTTTTTGTTTGTTTAAAATAAACATTAATTTTCATTGCAATAATAATTCATTGCCTCACTTAAAAAGTTAGTAAATCCTTCTCCATATTTATCTATATTCTTAGTAAACCTTTCATCATAAATATACATATCTGCAAGCCCTTTAAATATCTCAATACTACATTGGTAGAAATTTTTACTTATAAGCATTCTCCACTGATGAACTAAACTCTGAACCTCTTCATCTGAAACCTCTCTATCCATGAGTTCTGCTAAATTTTTATATAAATCATCTATTTCTCCCATTATATTATTCCAGTCTTCTTTTGAATATTTACTTGTTTTTTCCTTTGACTCCTTATAAGCATCACTTTTTCCATACTTATTTTCTACTTCTTCCTCATAAAGTTTATTGTGTTTTTCTATATCAAATCCTTCAAACATCCCTTTTTTGTTCATTATAAATTCCCCTTCCATATCTTTAATTGTGTTTTCTATGGTCTCAACTATTTTATTTAATCTATTTCTCTTATCTATTATGAATTGTTTTTGTGTCCTTAAAGTTTCCTTTAAGTCTAAATTTTCATTACTTAAAATCTCTTTTATTTCTTTTAAAGAAAAATCTAATTCACGGTAAATTAATATCTGTTGAATAAGCTTTAGATCATTGTCATTATATAATCTATATCCAGATTCACTTATAGCTGTAGGTCTTAAAAGTCCTATTTTATCATAATGATGTAGCATTCTAACTGATATTCCTGTTAATTCTGAAACTTCCTTAACTCTATACATATAACCACCTCCTGGAATTTATATTACTCCCTAACACAATGTTAGAGTCAAGGAGAAAATATTAATATTACTAATAAATATATCCTAAAATAAAAAGGTTACACTCACTTAATATGAATGTAACCTCTTAACTAAATTAATATACTTTCTATTTTTTAAATATTATTATCCACTTATTTCTATATCTTTAGTTAAATTAACTACCCAAACCTTTGATAAAACTCTAGGCAATCCAAAGATGGCTTTAACTATTTCTTCTGAATAAGTAAATAATACTAACATATATATTGGAAAGCCATTTATTGCTCCAAAGAATGTTAATGGTATTGATACAAGCCACATACAGCCAAATTCTAGTGCAAAGGCATACTTTGTATCTCCTCCACTTCTTAATATTCCTACAATCACTAGAATATTAAATGATTTTAAGCCCATTAGAACTCCCATTATTACAAAAATTTTGCTTAAATCTCCAGCCATAGTTGAAGATGTACTATAAACTTTAAGTAATATTGGAATACTTAATATTAACATTCCTCCTAAAATACTTCCTACAACAAAAACTATCTTAGAAAACTTATTAGAATAATCTATAGCTCTATCAGTATTATCTGCACCAAGCTCATTTCCAAGCATAATAGCTGCTCCAGTAGCTATACACATAGCTAACATTATAAATAGATTAGCTGTGCTAGTTGCAATCTGACTTGCTGCTATTGCTGATGTACCAACCATTGCATAAGCTACAGAGTATGAAACCGATCCAATAGCCCAAGCAAAGTCATTTATAAATATAGGCATTCCCTTAGACATATAAACTTTGAAAAAGTCTTTATTTATTCCTCTAATATCATTTATATTAAACTTAATAATATAATCTTTATCTTTTAAAATAACATATCCAACTAATAATAAACATTCTATTATTCTAGCAAATACAGTAGAGATAGCTGCTCCCTTAACACCTAACTCTGGGAATATACCTATTCCAAATATTAAGCAATAATTAAATATAATATTTATAATAAGAGAAGCTCCACTACAAAACATTCCTAGTTTAGGATTTCTCACAGCCCTAGCCCCTGCACTTATTACCATGCTCAAGGCTGTTAAAGGATATGAAATAGCAATAACAACTAAATAATTTTTACAAAGTTCAACTACTTTTGGGTCAGTAGAAAAGATTCCTATTATAAGCTCTGGAAAGAAAAATGCTAAAACAAAGAAAATAAAACTAAATCCCACACATAAAATAGTACTTAGTCCCATAACTTTCTTTATACTTTTTCTATCATTACTCCCATAAAATTGAGATATGAAAAGTCCTGTAGCTCCTGTTAATCCTATTAATCCCATATTAAATAAGAAAAACACCTGATTAGCCACGCCAACAGCTGCTATAGATTCCTCACCTAAACTACTTATCATAACTGTATCAATTACATTTACAGAAGTTGATATAAAGTTTTGAACTATTATTGGAATACATAAAACTAATAATACCTTATAAAATTCTCTATCTTTACCCACTAGCTTCTTTTTTAGAAATAAAGTTACTCCTAATATAATCAAAGCTGTAACAAAGAAATAGACTCCAAAATACATTGGTGAAAGTCCAAACAAAAAATCTCCCCCTAATTCATATATTTTATTTAAAAAAATTTATCTAAATGACTAAAGAAATCATTAGATAAAAACACTATATCATAATAACATGATTCTTAATAAGAAATAAATCTCAGTAAAAATTATTCAATATAAAAATATAAAGTACTACATGTAAATCCTCCACCAGCTTTTAAAATCTCTGAATAATCCAAATAAAACACTTCAAAATCAGCCTTTTTTAATATATGAAACACTGTTTTATTTGAAGTTAATATTCTCCCATCACCTAAGGCTACTATATTAGCTCCTAGTTCTTCAGATGTCTTTTTATCAATGTTATAACAAGTTTTTATTCTCTTTTTAATTTTATCTTTATCATATAAATAATCACTAATTATACATTGATTCTTACCTAATATATTAAAAACACAATCTAGATGAAGCATCTTTTCCTTATTAAAATTTATTTCTATAATTTCATATCCCATATTATATTCATTTATATATTCTTTTAGTTCCTTAATCGCTTCTAAGCTAGTTCTTTTGCTTAATCCTACAAAGATGTAATTTTCATATACTATTACATCTCCACCTTCTATTTTATTTTCCATTCTATATACTTTTAAGTTATGATTTTTTATATACTTTTCTAAGGCTTTAGTTTCTTCTATTCTCTCTTTGTTGCTCATACTAGAAATAAACAATGTATCCCCTATAACAAAACCTACATCCCTTGTAAAAACTTGATTCTCCCCATATATAGGTTCTAAAAGTTGAACTTTAACCCCTTCTCCGCTAATTAAATTTATAAAATTATTGTATTGTTCATACATTAAAGGATAATTTATTTGTACCTTCCCCTTAACTTTAAAATTACAAGGATAACACACTATTACAGTTTTAAGTTTTCCATATCCCTTATTATTTCTTATTTCCATACTTTCACCTCATTTTATACAAAATACTTATTACTTATTATTTGAAAATTATTATTCATATATCCTAGTAATTTATTCTTACTAATATTAAATAAAAAACTCCATGAAAAAGTCTTTGCACTCTTAGGTGGATATAAAAACATTGTTGTATTCTTTTTATATATTTAAATAAGGACTATGTCACTCTTGACATAGTCCTCCTTACTTTTCATCACAAACCTAAATTAACATTATTCTTTTCTTAAATTATTTATAGTTAATTTAGTAACTATAAACCTTATTTTTTCATAGGAAACATCCTCTTCTAGATTTTCCTTAATAGGTTTTAACTTGCTATACCCAACCTTATCTATGGCATCTAAAACCAATTCTTCTTCTCTTTTTGAAAATAAGGAATCAAAATCTATTTCAAAGTCTATTTTATTTCCCTCTTCTAAATATTGCTGAATATGAGAAAGCACTGTAGTAATAGAAAGTTCTCTTTCCTTTGCAATAGTATGAAACTTATCCCCTTCTCTAAGCATATCTATAGTAATTTCAAAAGACTTTTTCTTTCCATCTTTACCATTACCTTTTTTAAACTTTTCTTCTAGCTCATCCTTATTAATTTTTAATCCAGATTCCCATTGAACCTCAATATTGTTCACTTTAACATATTCCTTTATTACATTTAAGAACTGCTCTCCATACTTAAGTATTTTCTTTTCACCAACACCACT from Clostridium perfringens carries:
- a CDS encoding dimethylarginine dimethylaminohydrolase family protein, whose amino-acid sequence is MEIRNNKGYGKLKTVIVCYPCNFKVKGKVQINYPLMYEQYNNFINLISGEGVKVQLLEPIYGENQVFTRDVGFVIGDTLFISSMSNKERIEETKALEKYIKNHNLKVYRMENKIEGGDVIVYENYIFVGLSKRTSLEAIKELKEYINEYNMGYEIIEINFNKEKMLHLDCVFNILGKNQCIISDYLYDKDKIKKRIKTCYNIDKKTSEELGANIVALGDGRILTSNKTVFHILKKADFEVFYLDYSEILKAGGGFTCSTLYFYIE
- a CDS encoding MerR family transcriptional regulator — translated: MYRVKEVSELTGISVRMLHHYDKIGLLRPTAISESGYRLYNDNDLKLIQQILIYRELDFSLKEIKEILSNENLDLKETLRTQKQFIIDKRNRLNKIVETIENTIKDMEGEFIMNKKGMFEGFDIEKHNKLYEEEVENKYGKSDAYKESKEKTSKYSKEDWNNIMGEIDDLYKNLAELMDREVSDEEVQSLVHQWRMLISKNFYQCSIEIFKGLADMYIYDERFTKNIDKYGEGFTNFLSEAMNYYCNEN
- a CDS encoding DUF2089 domain-containing protein, producing the protein MRYVRPSKCPVCNSELKIVKLECEKCKTKIEGEFKGCDFCNLTPEEQYFLKIFVKCKGSIKEIEKELDISYPTVKSRLNQLITALGFEDKELEDEKKDKKREREIILGKLDRGEITSSEALKELEKLK
- a CDS encoding MATE family efflux transporter, with amino-acid sequence MFGLSPMYFGVYFFVTALIILGVTLFLKKKLVGKDREFYKVLLVLCIPIIVQNFISTSVNVIDTVMISSLGEESIAAVGVANQVFFLFNMGLIGLTGATGLFISQFYGSNDRKSIKKVMGLSTILCVGFSFIFFVLAFFFPELIIGIFSTDPKVVELCKNYLVVIAISYPLTALSMVISAGARAVRNPKLGMFCSGASLIINIIFNYCLIFGIGIFPELGVKGAAISTVFARIIECLLLVGYVILKDKDYIIKFNINDIRGINKDFFKVYMSKGMPIFINDFAWAIGSVSYSVAYAMVGTSAIAASQIATSTANLFIMLAMCIATGAAIMLGNELGADNTDRAIDYSNKFSKIVFVVGSILGGMLILSIPILLKVYSTSSTMAGDLSKIFVIMGVLMGLKSFNILVIVGILRSGGDTKYAFALEFGCMWLVSIPLTFFGAINGFPIYMLVLFTYSEEIVKAIFGLPRVLSKVWVVNLTKDIEISG
- a CDS encoding SHOCT-like domain-containing protein, with translation MDEKKKILEMISEGKISPEEGMKLLNALGENKEEFVIKKKIYKTLKVKVEVENEEVKVNLSIPLSLIKVASGFTKFIPEDAMNNIEKGGVNLKDIDFKKVIEEIENGELDDPTICDVDINNKDDGKVIVKIYVD
- a CDS encoding phage holin family protein — encoded protein: MKRIISNFFINLVVVLILIYLFNLGEAKSVLNIVLFSAIFTILGFTLRPILQIISLPITVLTFGIFLFLVNAFIVYIADIFTIGFNISGFLNNLIVSIVLFIVSFIVNKYRLKIKIEKINKTV